The Kwoniella bestiolae CBS 10118 chromosome 7, complete sequence genome has a segment encoding these proteins:
- a CDS encoding mitochondrial 37S ribosomal protein uS11m: MASIIRSTILTTASRLSRPIVIPSASFASSSRHGLDFTRPRQLPPPTNTTTTLLEPDVTSEPVTESHESPSTSNQNPEPIPTPQPSPKTIPTPSETPKLHTPQIPTPSARATGKNAKSGMRWVSETDKSNDKDKLSVPTHTLHVRSTRNNIILSFTDGLGPVFTNISGGSDKQFKNSQRSSYEAATQASIKMFEKILEYHQTTSPPGGKSRLNLRVSFNGLFGMGREAIASALSGPEGQEIRGLITRVEDRTKVKIGGTRARKPRRL; this comes from the coding sequence ATGGCCTCAATCATACGCTCCACTATCCTCACCACCGCATCGCGACTCTCCCGACCAATTGTCATcccatcagcatcgttcgCTTCGTCCTCTCGACACGGCCTGGATTTCACCCGACCTCgtcaactccctcctcccaccaacACCACTACTACATTACTAGAGCCAGACGTAACCTCAGAACCAGTTACAGAATCGCACGAATCTCCTTCTACGTCCAACCAGAACCCAGaacccatccccacccctcAACCGTCTCCCAAAACTATCCCTACACCATCTGAAACTCCCAAACTCCATACCCCCCAAATACCCACCCCCTCTGCTCGAGCTACAGGCAAAAATGCCAAAAGCGGTATGAGGTGGGTATCCGAAACAGACAAATCAAACGATAAAGACAAACTCTCCGTCCCCACCCATACTCTTCATGTTCGATCTACAAGAAATAACATTATTCTCTCATTTACCGACGGCCTAGGACCGGTATTCACCAATATTTCTGGAGGCAGTGACAAGCAGTTCAAGAATAGTCAGAGATCGAGCTATGAGGCTGCGACGCAAGCTTCTATTAAGATGTTTGAGAAGATATTGGAGTATCATCAGACCACCTCTCCGCCCGGTGGGAAAAGTCGATTGAACCTTCGAGTATCGTTCAATGGGCTCTTCGGGATGGGTCGAGAGGCGATCGCTTCTGCGTTGAGTGGGCCGGAGGGGCAGGAGATCAGAGGACTGATTACGAGGGTGGAGGATAGGACGAAAGTTAAGATTGGGGGTACGAGGGCGAGGAAACCTAGACGATTATAG
- a CDS encoding mitochondrial 54S ribosomal protein uL29m — MSRLPRLTRFIRYMHTEGRQIDHQGPTVTPPTHGHIPPSVSTVHPPIPEPEIIDTSPFVESSRPTHTSKGKLIPRRLPRSIPVALPNGDPEPTSYPPSKEYYDTIDSNKREKHPLWQFFHLPTTAKARIPTSQNKPPSDMGSLETLIRDDANLHSGRSWTAAELRQKSFQDLHTLWYVLLKERNVLATQREERRRLNIGHRVDGELLTKRAFRCRKTMARIKYVLNERRLGLIAAAGPRFNVDPVHVPWSASPTTDPAGATLAIRGESPIPRHILQSKGNTQAEPSAEESVVEDEEVAKEEVESRDEGFGGVEEARQFDEQIKVDESGKVEKKD, encoded by the exons ATGTCCCGTCTCCCCCGACTCACCCGCTTCATACGCTACATGCACACAGAAGGCCGTCAAATAGACCACCAAGGCCCAACAGTCACACCCCCAACCCACGGCCACATCCCCCCCTCCGTATCCACCGtccaccctcccatccccgAACCCGAGATAATCGATACCTCCCCATTCGTCGAATCATCTCGCCCGACACATACATCCAAGGGGAAATTGATCCCTCGAAGACTTCCCCGATCGATCCCCGTGGCATTGCCCAATGGTGATCCTGAACCTACGAGCTATCCACCCTCCAAGGAATATTATGATACGATAGATTCCAACAAAAGGGAGAAACATCCTTTATGGCAGTTCTTCCATTTGCCTACGACTGCCAAGGCTAGGATCCCAACTTCGCAGAATAAGCCACCGTCTGATATGGGTAGTTTGGAGACGCTTATTAGGGATGATGCGAATTTGCATAGTG GCCGATCATGGACAGCAGCTGAACTCCGACAAAAATCCTTCCAGGATCTCCACACATTATGGTATGTCCTGCTAAAAGAGAGGAATGTGCTGGCTACTcagagagaggaaaggagaaggttgAACATCGGACACCGAGTGGATGGTGAACTCTTGACTAAACGGGCCTTCAGA TGTCGAAAAACAATGGCTCGAATCAAGTACGTCCTCAACGAACGACGACTAGGATTAATAGCAGCTGCCGGACCACGATTCAACGTTGATCCCGTGCACGTACCCTGGTCAGCATCACCTACGACCGATCCTGCGGGTGCGACATTGGCTATCAGGGGTGAATCTCCGATCCCTCGTCATATCCTCCAGTCCAAGGGGAATACACAGGCAGAACCATCGGCAGAAGAGAGTGtcgtggaggatgaagaagttgcgaaggaggaggtagaaaGTCGAGATGAGGGTTTTGGAGGCGTTGAGGAGGCGAGGCAGTTCGATGAGCAGATTAAGGTTGATGAGAgtgggaaggtggagaagaaggattag